In bacterium, a single window of DNA contains:
- the smc_2 gene encoding Chromosome partition protein Smc, producing the protein MSTSFLWLAAILTLVSALVAYLGDLLGRHVGKRKISLFKLRPRDSAIVVTSLTGGLITLFTIGVLLLSNASLQQMAKSADEVLRLQQEARTKIREAEAQIAESQRQIQVAQDQQASLLKEIERINTTAEESRQELARLEAENQTVQQDNATLRQQSTSLTNRITELTRRRTQLAREIEANSSYILEQETAIAQLRKETSQLAQTVEAYKEGDIVITDGTTLASEYLATDLTVAQFQTALLALQKEVRLPARLAASWPTAEAVRVAHEALLHRAPDRRAAVILEAGQNTLLGGTVPIRLRVVPDTIVFARDDIIHLWRLEKRPTYEEADEAARFILPLISEKAIARGSIPLMGDRRITQFDSLSLAQFLQDLLATPAPAYIAFQATTDIGVLDPLLADVNLTWRILPASPTAPAE; encoded by the coding sequence ATGAGCACCTCGTTCCTCTGGCTGGCGGCGATTCTGACGCTGGTAAGCGCGCTGGTGGCCTACCTGGGAGACCTCCTCGGGCGCCATGTCGGCAAACGCAAGATCAGCCTCTTCAAGCTGCGCCCCCGCGATTCCGCCATCGTCGTGACATCCCTGACTGGCGGACTCATCACCCTCTTCACGATCGGCGTGCTGCTGCTGAGTAATGCGTCGCTGCAGCAGATGGCGAAGTCCGCCGATGAGGTCCTCCGCCTCCAGCAGGAGGCCCGGACAAAAATTCGGGAGGCCGAAGCGCAGATCGCCGAATCCCAGCGGCAGATCCAGGTCGCACAGGATCAGCAGGCTTCGCTGCTAAAGGAAATCGAGCGGATCAACACCACTGCTGAAGAATCACGACAGGAACTGGCCCGGCTGGAAGCAGAAAATCAGACGGTCCAGCAGGACAACGCCACCCTCCGCCAGCAATCCACCAGTCTCACCAACCGCATCACAGAACTGACCCGTCGCCGCACGCAACTCGCCCGTGAAATCGAGGCGAATTCCAGTTACATCCTCGAGCAGGAAACGGCCATCGCGCAGCTCCGGAAGGAAACCTCACAGCTTGCTCAGACTGTTGAAGCGTACAAAGAAGGCGACATCGTCATCACCGATGGCACCACCCTCGCCAGCGAGTACCTCGCGACTGATCTGACGGTCGCCCAGTTCCAGACTGCGCTCCTCGCCCTGCAAAAGGAAGTCCGGCTCCCGGCACGACTGGCCGCTTCCTGGCCGACCGCCGAAGCGGTGCGGGTCGCCCATGAAGCCCTGCTCCACCGTGCTCCGGATCGACGGGCAGCGGTTATCCTCGAGGCCGGACAGAACACCCTCCTGGGGGGGACGGTCCCGATCCGCTTGCGGGTAGTCCCCGACACGATCGTCTTTGCCCGCGATGACATCATTCATCTGTGGCGGCTTGAAAAGCGTCCGACCTATGAGGAAGCGGATGAAGCCGCCCGCTTCATCCTCCCCCTGATCAGCGAGAAAGCTATCGCCCGCGGCAGCATTCCCCTCATGGGGGACCGTCGCATCACCCAGTTCGACTCCCTCAGCCTCGCCCAGTTCCTGCAGGACCTCCTGGCCACCCCCGCCCCGGCGTACATCGCCTTCCAGGCCACCACCGACATCGGCGTGCTGGACCCCCTCCTGGCCGATGTCAATCTCACCTGGCGCATCCTCCCGGCCAGTCCCACGGCACCGGCGGAGTGA